One Pseudorasbora parva isolate DD20220531a chromosome 8, ASM2467924v1, whole genome shotgun sequence DNA window includes the following coding sequences:
- the LOC137085021 gene encoding olfactory receptor 6N1-like, whose amino-acid sequence MQPPLENESIVLAFTLSGLNATMGKRFVFFSLTTFYYPLIVFCNVTIIYTVISHKKLHEPMYVFICNLCVNALFGTSGFYPKFMYDLLSQDHIISYAGCLIQIFVIYSSVLCDLSILTVMAYDRYVAICRPLEYHSIMTNQRVLEWILFCWLSPFFCMSVAIVLTSRLTLCGSSIEKLYCENWSVVKLSCFSTTVNNVIGYIVILTYFGHAVLIFCSYIHLIKKCRKSIEGRHKFMQTCVPHLLALLNVAVALLFDVLYTRYGSKNLPQDLRNFLAMEFLLIPPILNPLIYGLNLTKLRKEVIRLFFKKQVEISD is encoded by the coding sequence ATGCAGCCACCACTGGAGAATGAATCAATTGTCTTGGCGTTTACACTCTCTGGACTAAATGCAACAATGGGAAAacgatttgtgtttttttcattgACTACATTTTATTATCCATTAATTGTGTTTTGTAATGTAACCATAATTTACACTGTAATCTCACATAAGAAGCTTCATGAGCCAATGTATGTGTTTATATgtaatttgtgtgtaaatgcaCTTTTTGGCACTTCTGGGTTCTACCCTAAATTCATGTATGATTTATTATCCCAGGATCACATTATTTCTTATGCTGGATGTTTGATTCAGATATTTGTCATTTATTCATCTGTTCTGTGTGATCTTTCAATATTAACAGTGATGGCATATGACAGATATGTGGCGATATGTAGACCACTGGAGTATCATTCAATAATGACCAATCAGAGGGTTCTTGAATGGATCCTTTTCTGCTGGCTTTCTCCATTTTTTTGCATGTCTGTTGCAATTGTATTAACATCTAGACTCACATTATGTGGCTCTAGCATTGAAAAGCTATATTGTGAAAATTGGTCAGTTGTTAAACTTTCTTGTTTTTCTACGACAGTAAATAATGTAATTGGGTACATTGTTATTCTTACATACTTTGGACATGCAGTATTGATATTTTGCTCATACAttcatttgattaaaaagtGCAGAAAGTCAATAGAGGGCAGGCACAAATTCATGCAAACATGTGTACCTCATCTTCTTGCATTGCTCAATGTGGCTGTTGCATTGCTGTTTGATGTACTGTACACTCGTTATGGTTCAAAGAATTTGCCACAAGATTTGCGTAATTTCTTGGCCATGGAATTTTTACTCATACCACCCATTTTAAACCCTCTCATTTATGGATTAAATCTGACAAAACTACGGAAGGAAGTCATAcgactttttttcaaaaaacaagTGGAAATATCTGATTGA